In Scophthalmus maximus strain ysfricsl-2021 chromosome 13, ASM2237912v1, whole genome shotgun sequence, the genomic window gagtgCAAGGACCTCTGTGATACAAAAAGTGattaaaacacatattttacaaTGTGTACTGTAAATGCAGATAATGTTACCCtggtttatttaatttgactAAATCACAGAGGTAGGGAGAGTTGTCTGAATCCGCGTGCCAACAGAGAGAGTTCTTCAAGATGCCAATATAAATACACAATTCTATGTCAGTCTTGGGGACAAAAACTCTCTATAATTTACTTTACTTTGGAGGAAGAACATCCCAATATTACATTACGGCACAGACACAGGAACTTCAAATATTGTCCTGGACCCTCTCCACGTACAGTAATGGAGGATTTACTGGCAGGTTTTGCCTTCGACTCTCGTGCACTGCACTGTACTTCGGTTTGTGATCCACCGAGGTGTAGCTCAGCGGTGTCAGTGCTGCCTTCACCCGGTGTTCCCGTTCAGCTATAGGTTCTTCACTTTCTGTGCACAGACCAGGTCACTGttaatcagattccacatgCGCATGAGGTCTCGTGGGAGCAGCTTGTGCACCACAATCATGCTCTTAAAGAAGCAAGGTTCGTGGTTCATTTTGCTGTTCTTATTTCTCACCAAGCCAAACGTCTTGAAGGCATTGTGTTGGACGGGAGTGACCCGAAGCACCTCCAGACACATGCCCAAGAAGACATCATCAATCGGGAAGTGCTCCAGGGTGTCCGCGGCCCATTTAAGCCTCCTCGCCAAGTCTCCGTCCATCAGAaaaccccctccccctgcaTACGGAGGGTACAGTGTCTTATTATACAGACTTTCGGGTACGTAGTACTTGCTATCTTTTCTACGAATGGGCCTGGCCTTGAAAATCACGTCCCCGACAAACAGGTTCCTGTCGTGGCTGGTGCTGTCGAGGAACTCGACGATGTTCTCCATGCTGACAAACACATCATCATCCCCTTTAAAGATGTAGCGCACACGGGGACAGTAAGTGTGGAACCACTTGAGGAAGTGAGTCTCTTTCAGTGTCAGGTTGAAGAAGCTGTCCAAGAAATCCCACTGGAGGATATCCCCATAGATGTAGTTCTCGTACTCCACAAGCTTCTGGTGATTGGCCTTCTCTGCCTCGTTGGAGGGTTTACCCAGAAGGAAGAGCGTCTTTATCCTCTTGCCATCCACCACCTTCTCTTCGCCCCAGGTCTTCCGAATGACCTCCCTGCGGTCATGCTGGGTGGCCACTGATTTAATCACCATGAGCAAAAAGATCTCCCCCGTACACGTCTCTGGGTGGTTGAGGAGCATGGGGAAGTAGCGGCAGTGTCGATAAAGTATGAACTGCTTGAAGTGGTCGTCCATGTTCCTGAACCAGTCCTGGCTGGAGAGGTTGAGGTTGGCGCTGCAGTTGGTGCTGGTCACATCCCAGGTCCCGGGGCTGCTGTTTTCGGGGATCCTGGGCTCGTACTTGGCGGCCCGAGCTTTGGGCTGAGGCCGGGGTTTTCTATCTCTCCAGAAGCCTTTCATCGACAGGTGCGAGTCAGACTTCCCTTCCTGCGCGCCGTCAGGCTCCACTCCCTCAGAGGTATCCGTGCGAGCCTGCCTCTCGAGTTCGAAGGTAGCCCCCATACTGACGCTCCCTCTCTGGACGGCGGTCAGCGCCACCGCAGCCAGGAAGAACACGACAACTGCCTTCTTGTACACCCTCCAGCGATCTCTGTTGTAAAACCTGCGTGAGGACAAAGATCACGGACGTCAGCCAGATCGGGAAGAAATATCTTCACCCATGAAATGTCActtgtcactttttatttaacCACTGTCACTTATGGAATGAGGTGTGGAATGCACTTGGACCGTGAGGTAAATGCCTTTGCATTGCACTCCAGGCTCTCACGTTTCCATCATGTCATGCCAGGGCTCGTTTCATTCACAACCCCGGAGACACTCGCGAGGGGGCTGGGCCCCTCTACCTTtgaaggacccccccccccctcaataaCCACAAACCAGGCCTTAAATCTGATAAATTGACTGCACACATCTTAGAACAAAGGTAGAGCAGCTTTCGAAACTTCATATAgcctaataataaataataattaatagaaatagcatatatatatatatacacacacacacacacacacacacatacacatacacacacacatatacatataataaaaTAGGTGGCTGCAACTTCAACACCAATTTCGAATGTTTGGCTGAAAATCCGTATCAGTCCAATGCGCATATTCTTTGCGGTTATCCCTTCGGCcgttttgttctttctttttggagGTATTTGGACAGTCTGCTCCCACAGTTTGCAAGGAatcactcaaagcacttttcTCAAGTTAAGCAGGTGACGCGACCTCCACTCAGATCGTAAGTCGTCCGccactcaaacacaaagaagaggaTGCGAAACCGTCAGATGCGCCTCGTGGCGCAAGAAGATGCTACttacatttttctctcacactgCCGACGACCCGCGAGGGCTTTGAGGCAGTGAGTAATGAATAGTGTCCGAGACCAGAAAAGTGGAATGACTTCACTGTACGTGTCCTCGGCCCTTGGACAAAATGGTCAAAGTAATCCTCTGCATCGAAAGGGTCCTGTTGCCCAAAGTGCGGTGAGCGCAGAGTCTCCGCCTGGCGCAGATGCAGATGTGCGCGGAGATGTGCGCAGCTGAGCAATGACCACACTCCCACGCTGAGATCCGCTTTTAAAAGctccgcgcgcgcacacacacacacacacaccctaacacGCAGGACGGGGACGTGTGAATGAACAGGGAGGCAGCAGTCCGCCAGTATAGGCTCTGCTCACAACCTCCATAAATGGGGGATATACTCCATCTATTGTCCGTTTtcgttcttcttctttatcttGGAGACAGCGCCAACGCACACGAGTCTAATTCCACAACGGAAGAAGGACACGGTACTGTGCGCAAAAGACGGATAAAGAAATTGCGCAGTCGTGAATTGTTTTGAACGCTTTTCTTTGAGGATGCACAATATGAGTTTTGGGTCCAATTACCCAGAGGACACTGGGCACGACCTCTGGTTGCTTTCGATATGCATTTCACATTCTATTTGCAGAGAATAGAAAGTACTCATTTCCCATCACCGTGCATCGGTGAACATCTGAACAGAGATGTTCACGTGTGAGAAAcccaccaacaaacacacaaaaatgaaggGGGAACTTTTCAAAAGCCCTTTGAGACTCTAAGAACCAATCTGTTAAAGTCCGATTTCCAATTTTGTTACATTATTATAAAGACTTAAACTTCAACAGATTCACTACAGAAAAGAACTACTACTTTCTTCGCAATGCATACTGCAACACGGTGTATCCCTGTGCTTGGCTCTTCTGCTCTCCAAGTTCTGTGTGATTGCTAGGAGACCACTGTGGCAACCGCAGTTACCATGAcaggcacagaggaggagggcaggtaATGTGGAGCGAGGAGTGATGAAgtgtggatgaggaggaaggctgggcactttttttgtgtgtgttcttcttttAATAACTGAACTGATATATAAAGTATACATATAATAtagttataaataaaaagatgaatacTGAAGCTGAGAATGAAGATCTTctacagaaaaagaacaaaaggttTAGATTGAAGTGCAACTCAGTTCTCTATTGCACAATTGAGGAAGTGGATTGATCTCTAATAATAGCAGGGAACATCATAAATTACTAATTGTATCATACTGATTTACTAAACTACTGGTTAGGAATCAGTATCACATGTCAGCCAGAGGTCCTGGTGTTGATAAGCTTTAATCTCACCAGGTTTACAAGCCCCTTCGCAGCcattgtgtgatgtgtgtgtcatttgaTGGTCGATAGATTACTTATTTATCCTACTCTTCCACTTCTACACTACTATTCCAAGGAAGGTTATTGCGACTGCCTTTCTCGGATGCGCTCCAACAACGTGATTCACAAGTCTGGCCTGGAGTGACTGGAAATCAAAGTCAGAGTTGTGCACAGCGCTGAGTTATGACGAGATGAGTTATGGACAGAACCTGATTCGATTTGATTTTTTGTTCCACCTTTAAGGTCTCTCAGCTTGAAAACAACTGGTGGGACTGGTGCTGGCTGAAATGCTGATGGAACGGCAGTCACCACCACTACCCCACATCACCCTTGCTGTGGCAAACGGTGTTCTTCAGCCCCTCTATGATCCGgggaaagaacaacaaaatgcctctccctgtttttcaaaaacaggATTTATTCCCAACAGTTCGACCACAGCTGTGATCCAAAATCTCTCCTTCCGCTCCTTCTCTCCCCATTTCCTGGATCCAGCCAGCCATCCTTCTCAGGGCCATGTGCATCCTGTTGCCTGCCGGCGGTGTTTTTTCCCATTTGATTCCCatttgattccccccccccccccctctgtgagTGCTGTGGAGAAGTGAACGGGTGATACCGCAGACCCTTATCTTTGACGGGGCAATATTTGTCCCACATGTCTAAAAGAGGTAACTGTAAATTACAACAATATCATTTTGAAAGGCAATAACTCCTTGTCTTCATCGTTATCATGCTGCCATCTCCATTGCAGCAACCACAAATGAGCTAGCAGTATAGGTTGGCTCGATTCCAAAGGCCAAGGCTCCAACAAGGTTAATAATTACAGATTTGTAGACATTGTTTCTTCTTATCTTCATCAAGTCTTTCATGAATTGACCACTGTACACTGGAAAGAGTGGTGAAATCTTGACCTGTACAGGTGGAATGATATCATTTGATCCTCCCTCTCGGTTACGCCATAAGCGATAATTCAAGagattccttcttttttaaaaacttttagtGCAGTTTATGAAACAATAACGTGAAGATGAGTTTGGGGACTGGGAGgttgggtggggggtggggggtggggggtctaGGAAAAACACTGTTAATAAGAAATGGAAAACATTGCCGCCACTTTCGGCTCGCAGGAAGTTTGCGCTAATCCCTTGTTGTGTTTAACACACCTGAAGCGACTTGGAAGAGGAGGACCGCCTGACGGGAATGAATGAGCCTGTCCTTCCTCCTTTAGATAAGTGAGGGGCCCTGACTGTTGGCTCCTCAGTCACCCTGAAAGAATTTACTGCTGGGGTAGGAGAAGTGGCTCGTGGGAgatctcccctcccctcctctgctttttcCCACTAAGCCGTCATCTGAGGAAGTTCTGATAGAAGAAAGgagatgtgatgtgaatgtCCCCGTCAGCTGGGCTACAGGTAAACAGATACCTCCTTTCTAAATGCGCAGAGGCCCCCATTGGTTTAGTCACGCACTGCAGTAAAGTCACCAGCAGCCAGCTACATAGCGCAAGACTTTCCAGTGAGACTTTTTCTGCCGATGATTTACATGGTGTCAATTTTGGGCAAACCTGCTCCAGTTTGTTGAGTTGACATGGATGGCAGCCgagaaaattaacaaaactATCTTAAGGGCCACTTTTCCAGCGCTTTGACCAAATCTCATCATTGTCCTCCTCAGTAGAGGCCCGAGTGTCGTGTCTTTTTCCTCCTTATTGTGAAGAGGTAACGGGTTTAATTACTGCCCCCTGAGGCCAGGGGCAGTAAACACCCACTGGTACTTCATGGGGGGTGATAACAAagcaattcatattttatatgaaggagggtttttttccctaaaAAGGTGTTTTATGGTTTTACACAGGAAAAGACTTCAAGGATGAAGAGTAAACGACAGATGCTCTTCTAGTTTACATCCCCACCTCAGCAGACAGTCGCAATACTATTGCCGACTTCAAGCACAGCCTCAGCAATGGTGTgccacagttttttctttttttctcccgtgttgattttgtctttgcaAACCAACAATGCCAttcaaaaaactgtttttaaatcctTTGTACTGCTTGTCATGATGGCGGCGGACGGCCATTTGTCCTCGACACGTCCTctaatttattttgaagttcGGCCAAAGCGAGGAGCCAGTTTGTCTCCTTCACGGAAAACTGCCGCTCGGCGTTTGCCTCCACGACGGTTGGTGCCTCTCAAAAAACTGAACTTGAGCGTccttggtggaaaaaaaggtggCCTATGAGATCTGGGCCGATGTAGAAGTCCTAAAAGTGCTCATCATAATTCAAAGTTTAATCATCTACAGCATTGCGACAGCTCCCGGACAAGCAGACGGGTTGGCTCACGAGCCCAGATTGTTTTGTCATCCGACTCTCGAACGATGGGGTCACCGCGCAGATAAGCCCAGAGGAAGGCGACCGGCGCGGCTTGTCATCTGTCATCCGTGACAGTGATCAGTCTTTTATTCAGCATGTTCAGTGTGGCATTTACCGCGTCCCACAAAAGATGAACACACAGTGATTTGCACTAGTGTACATAGAGGAAAGGTGTAGCTGCATTCAGCGTAAAGGTTAACGGGCACTTTGTGAGGACATTCCTGAGAAGGTCAATAAAGTAAAAGCTGAATTCCAAATATGCTTTAGACTTGACTCTGTTTAATAAGTGGCCTCTTTTTGAAAATATCCAAAGCTTTGACGAGAATGTCAATATGTaaaccttttttctcttttgctttgtttggtGCACTGGCCACAACTGCCTGCCAAGCATGGCCTTAAAGGAAAGTCACAGGGATTCAAGTGTTTACAACGAAAGGGGCCACTGTGGGGGTCACTTGGACCGATCTGTTGAAAAGGACTGGtcaggaggaaacaggaggTTCAGGAGACAGCGTCACTCCTTGGTTTGGCGTCCCCTTCTATCAGTTGTCCACATGGCTGTCTACTGATAAACACGTCTGCAAAGGGTGCCGGTGATCCCGATGACACTCAGGACTCACTCGGGAGTCCTAAGAGGATGCCCCCCGTCTCACCAGATTAATTGTAGCGATATGAGGCTGTGGCGCAAACCTTTTTAAAACTCGGACCTGAGTTCTTGCAGGTTGTGTGGGTCTGAGTTGCTTCTTGGGATCTCAGCTGTGAAATATGTGAgtaaaattgacaaaaatgcaccatttaaaaaagcataattACCCTCAAAGTTGGACTGATGGACAGTCATGGCCGGATTGCAATTCGTACAGTTTTGTTACGATAGAACCCGGCCTGGGATTTTGACATGGACCCTCTTCAAAACAAGACCTCAAGATACGGCAGACTCACCGAAAGGCCCCTGACGTTTACAGAATGCATCTTtacagctttgaaaaaaaaaacaacagaaatggcAAATTTAAAGATAAACCATGGAGGTGACAACAGTCGTGGAATGTGTCTAAAACCCTCCTGAGCGATAAAAGCCACATTTactgtttgaatattttccatATCTGTAAGCCCCATACCCCCCAGTCTTTATccacatttctgttttgataGATATATCGGCAGCTTCCTCTCTGTCACAGCTACAGTTGGACACTAACCAGCGTGGCTCGAGCTCGGGGTTACGCGGCCACCTGGCCGTAAGTGCGTCAGTGTTTCATGTGCAGCCCGTTTCCTCACATTGTGCTGCACCGCGCCTGCAGCGTCCACAATATTAATTCTTGAACATGACATCTCTCGAGGGACCACTTGTGGGGGAGTGAGACCTGCTCTGCCAAAACGAGTCATTCCCGCGGCTTGACTAGTTGACTGACTGTTTGGTGATAACTGGTTCTTTTTAAGTGCAGTACATTCTGGATGGTGGCATTCAGCTGTGGCTTGGATTTGTCGGTAACCAGTGCGATATACACCCTGGGAAAATATGGAGGCACAGTCAGAtctattattattcttcacaaCTGTACGAATGACACTATTCCACAAAGTCCTATTGTGCTGTCCCGCCTGCTTCTTCACCATGCTGACTGgttccaacaaaaacaaaccaaacaatatCTGACATACCACTTTCGAAAGATCATTAGCCTCCCCACACCTGACCCCTCAGACCTCGACAAcagagccaacacacacacacacacacacacacacacacacacacacacacacacacacacacacacacacacacacacacacacacacacacacacacacacacacacacacacacacacacacacacacacacacacactttgtttgcGGTTCACAACATGAATGTGAACGCAGATATGTTCCTGCTGTGTCAGTTTTTCCTCCGGAGCACAAAGGTGCGTTCAACAGCTCTCCGGCAATGATTATGAAGATGGAGGGGATTTATGATTCAATTGGGATTGTAGCATGAGATCTGGGAAATCGAATAATTGTGTAGCATAGCGCATTTAGATATTACACAGCGGGAAACAGTTGACAggacacacatttatttaaaaccaCTCACGACATATCAATGTCATATCATATTCAATGCGAAcgcttcacaaaaaaaatatacatcatGACGAAAAACATTCACTAGTCTGAAAAGATATGCGAGGAGCTGTGTCAGTCTTGTAAACATTTCTGGAGCATCATGTTtcaggggcagtaagtgattttggagaaagattgttgaCGATTGTTGACGCGCTAACCATGAGGCCGAAAACCCCGAGACGTAGAGTCAGTCGCAcacacgtctcttaaggtgtcgggaggtgatgtttacaaactgcacacagtgttgtgtggtacGGTCTGCGccactttttctgttttcaattgaCAGAGCCAGGggtgtgccaaaaaaaaaacagaatcgaCAGCTtgcggaccgtgaggaaatattcgcttaattttacaaaaagtgtgttGGATTAAAAATCGTTTACTGACCCTGTAAACAGCTGCGCCGATACAAGTTTATGCGTTATATTTGAAGTGTAGttggtgaaaatgtttgtcCATTTGGATGGATATTTTTCACCAGTGTCAAAAATCAATTCAGTCAGAAATTCAGAAGATTGTCATTTCCTAAATTCAAGATgagaagtaaaaacaaatgaggTGTTGTGTCCTTACAGCGCCTCATATTACATAAATTAAACTATGATCACAGGAAGGttgagaaaacattttatctCAATACCTGATCATAACACATTTCCTAAACTCTTAATCTTCCTTTCACGTGTCgttaaaaacagtttaaaccACACTGTGTCTGAATGCTTCAGCTCACATCCAGACGTCAGTGACAATATCGAGTTggagtaacaaaaaaaatggcatctCCACACATATTTAGGTGCGACAACTATTACCTtgatgagagaggggagaagccGAGAGGTTAGCTGAGTCTACAAGGTGTGCAGGGCTGCACGGCTGGGGGTTGTGATTATTGCCCAACCTCATATTATGTTACAGAAGGGAAGTCTGCACGAAAGCCGaagggggaggaaagagaatgTAGAGCCACAATCCTTCACATTGTTCcagcccctcctccttctcctcctcccgcgCCTCTCGCCGCTGATCCTCGAGCATCTCTGTTGCCCTGACCCCGATCACAACCTGGGGGTATGATGTTACAGGAAGCCCGATGCTGCTGGGGAGATAGCGCTACTCCACGGTGAcagctccctcttcacctcctctttgaCTGGCtgcctggaggagagaggagggagggagggatggggggagggatGTGGGACGAGTTGGTTGGGTGATTAAAGTGGgttcaacaacaaaagaagtTGGAGGATAGTCAGATTTAAAGTAATCGCTTGTTCAAAACTCTTTGAGGAAGTTTTATTACAGGATCGATGGATGTGTGAATTGTTTCAATTTCGAAGGTTTACCTGCTGCACACTCACTATTTAGTTTATGTGTGTTGGAGACTTTATGTCAGTCCTTTTATAATCGCCCCCCCCTACCTGTCTGAGGAAAAATCAGATTTCCTCATCACATACATCATTCAGGGCCACAGAGTGATAGTCCTTAAAAGACACTGCAACACTTCCCCCACCTCCTCTACCTGCACATAACACGGACCTGTCACGTGGGTAGAATaatgcatttttcttcttttttttccatcctctcaACATGGCtgggtggcagcagcagcagttccccTCCCTGTTTGTGCTTGGCTGAGTGGGTGGCCCAGTCAGCTACACAAACGCCTCCTCTATCCCTCCTCAGTGAAAAgaagtgtctctgtcagtcaccAAAAATGGGCCTTAAGGGGATCTCGCCTCAGCGTGTAGACGTTTCCTCGCTGCAGCAACAAATACTAGACATAATAACACTTCACAGTCGGCGGAAGCTGCATTCAAGTGAACGTTGATTTGAAATGATGGTTATAGCCTCAAAATATGGTCAAAATTTGACCAAAGTGAGGGAACTTTGAGCACTGTTTCACTCAGTGTAGTAAAACGGTGCTCAAAGTTCCCTCGCTGTGAGTGACAAGTACGAGTTCCCATTCCTAATCTTATTGGATGCTGACAATCTAATCTCAAAGCTGAGAGCTAATAATTTCAATCTGGGAAAGGTGTTGGATAGTTTCACACATTGAGAGTTTACCATTATTTTCTACACTATCAAATATAACTGAACCAActaaggtgtttttttaataaacaaatacGAACATAttctacacatgcacacattcgTGCAgatttatatttggttgtttgtttgtgaacatcacttaACAAGGCCACAGTCTTGTTGCAAAAAGGGAAAGCCAACAGGCTGCAAACCATTAAAAGCTTCGGAGGCCCACAGTAAAACTGGACTTGacttttatcttatttattttgccaTGCCATTATTGCCCTTTGAGCGGAGCAACGATTAAGTGACCTCCTTACGAATCAATAGATGCTTGACACTTGCCAGACCTCAAAAGTGCAACGCACACAAGACGAGGATGTGGTGGCTTTGAGTGACCATTAGGCGCCATAACAGGCCTTCTGGTAAGAGCAGCCGGCGTAAGAGCCGGAGGTAATCGCTCACCAAATGCAATTCAGACGCATGAGAGCATCGGGAGACGTTATCACCCGGCTAAAGAGCACTAGAGCAAGTGCTCAGGCCATCGACCCCTGCAGTGACTCAACTTCTGCGTTGAGGACGTGAAGttgacaggaaataaataaaaaaaaagttgggttGACTGACGTACAATctgcttttcacattttgtaaaagatgattttcattttaaatgctgTGTAACAGCGACGAGTGATGGGTTCACTGTTCTCTCCGCAGAAATTGCCACTTGTGTCTTGAATGGGTttagcagaataaaaaaatgaataccctactttagtttttttcaaacaggaaCTGTAGTTTCAGATTAATATAAGCATCGAAAATATGTATAGCTTCAAATTTTCCTGGTCTTCATGGAGCCACGAAGATTCATAGATATCAGGAGAGTGCTTTTGAAAACATTAACTGTCAGAAGTCGGGTAACTATGGGCTAAAGGGACCGTGATTGACGGAATGAATAGTGTGCAAAAGCTCTGAAAGACAGCAAGTGTAGATTTTGTAACAGACTTTCAGTTTAAACTGCCAAGTTGCGTAACTCAGGACGTGAGCTTTAGGGAACCTGAGGTTTGATTGGTCATCAGGCATTCTCTGCAAAGTTGTTTTGAAAAGTCTAGAGAGGACTGTTGTGGTAAAACGGGTTTGTAGTGAAGCAGGGCCACTGTGATATTTAAAagatgtaaaacacaaaataaccaCACATACAGATGGTGGACGAGTTCAATTTGCATGCTCGGAAATCAGACAGGGACTGAGGAGCAGTTACAGAAAAAGTTTCCCACGACAGCTTGAATTACAACTGGGAGTTTCTGAAAAAACGCCGGACTTCCAAATCGCAGCTCGTTATCTTCCAGCGTGACTGGCAGGAGCCAGAATTCACCAACACCTGCTGAGTCAGCCGGTGTCCACTCGcccccacactcacacatatgCTTACTTCCACTGTggcgtccccctcctcctgtggAGCTGGCGGAGCCTGGCCGGCTGCTCTGCTGTGGCTCCGACTGGGAGAACTGCGGTGCCAGGTCTGCACGCCGGCGAGCACTGCTCCGGCTGCCTGCTGTGTCCGGCGTAGGGGGGCTTTTAGGCTGGCTTGCGAATTCAGGGATATAATCACCACTGTGGACAgggacaagaagaggaagatggagaagaaattAATGATGATTTATGCTTAATGAgtgttctttcatttttttgttacagcTCCTCTGATTTCTCGCTTGCTTGCAGTTAGAAGGATGCTTTATATAGATGCCATCTTTCTATCTGACTCGGTAGCTGTCGGATACAACAGTCACATTTCTACAGATCTCGTTTCACAGAGGGTGTCACAGCACAGAGGTCATTCATGGATTCCCGGGTACAAACGGCAATCTTGCCCTTGACACTCGATCGCATCCATCTCTCTTGTTTCAGTCAATCGCCTCCACATCGATCGAGCCAGACTATTTTATCGATGCTTCTGAGAAAACAGGGGAACAACTAGCAGCAGTGCCGTCCACAGCACACAAGCATACTTACTATGTATTGCAATtgtataatattttgttttaatatgatgtgtttctttctgtttttttattttttattttttatagaaacAATGCAGGTTATCTATATaatcaaacatatttaaatCAAAAGTAAGAATGTTTTAATCTTGAGAGACAGCGTTTCTTCAATTTCAAGGATCAAGCTACGTTCAGTATTTCTGAAGGATCAAAAAAAGGTATTCCAGGCGTGTTTCAAAAGCATCTAATGATTCCTTCCTCTTGCACTTGATTTTGCCATATCGCTATTTAAAAACAGCTTATAGTTCTGTTTCTTTCCTTCAAACTTTGAAATTCAGATTGGTTCGGGGCTTATGTGCAGCTTCACTTCCCTCCCCgtgtgttttaaatttttgttcAGCCTGTAAAGGCGAGAATAACAATTATTCAATTTAGAACTAAGGCTTCTGTGAACTAGTAGATCATGTGAATTAGTATCACACTTGTGTAAAATACTACTTACATCTCATTGTCGCATCCTTCTATGCAAATCCCACAGTATTTTGCAGGTATTTTACATCAGCTGACATAGTAGTTCTCG contains:
- the b3gnt7 gene encoding UDP-GlcNAc:betaGal beta-1,3-N-acetylglucosaminyltransferase 7, whose product is MFYNRDRWRVYKKAVVVFFLAAVALTAVQRGSVSMGATFELERQARTDTSEGVEPDGAQEGKSDSHLSMKGFWRDRKPRPQPKARAAKYEPRIPENSSPGTWDVTSTNCSANLNLSSQDWFRNMDDHFKQFILYRHCRYFPMLLNHPETCTGEIFLLMVIKSVATQHDRREVIRKTWGEEKVVDGKRIKTLFLLGKPSNEAEKANHQKLVEYENYIYGDILQWDFLDSFFNLTLKETHFLKWFHTYCPRVRYIFKGDDDVFVSMENIVEFLDSTSHDRNLFVGDVIFKARPIRRKDSKYYVPESLYNKTLYPPYAGGGGFLMDGDLARRLKWAADTLEHFPIDDVFLGMCLEVLRVTPVQHNAFKTFGLVRNKNSKMNHEPCFFKSMIVVHKLLPRDLMRMWNLINSDLVCAQKVKNL